In the genome of Raphanus sativus cultivar WK10039 chromosome 9, ASM80110v3, whole genome shotgun sequence, the window TAGCTTCAAGAATCTCACTTCTGCTTTTCACCAACCTATGAAACACTTCTCTAACTTGTCTCTGTAAACCCTCAAGCCCATCTTTCATTTTCCGACAAATCTCCTCCATTTCTTCCACTTCAGCCTTCACTTCCTCCTCTCCATCAAACCTAAACCCATCAGTGAATTCCATCAGCTTTAACCCAACCCTCTCCATCCTCTGCATCTCCTCCATCaatcctccaccaccaccaccaccacaacacTTCTCCTTCCGTTTCAGCTCTTCTCCGATCCTCTCCTGGATGCTCGCCGCCGCGCTGGCCCAGACCTGATGCCTCGGCAACGGCAAATGAACCGTCAAACCGTTACTTGCCTGACAAGGAACCGCCGCAACTAGCGTCCACATCACCGTTACCATCACGCTACTCATTATAAACATCGGAGACGCTTCTCCGCCACGTGGAAGCACGAGATTCGCCGTCATTGCTTGAATCTGCTTCGAGGCTGACCGGTTCTTGCTCACGCATCCTCCGCTGCGATGGCCTAACGAAGACGACTGCTCCTTCGTCGTCGCCGCCCTCCTACCACTTCCTCCGCCGCCGCTTTTATCCGCGGCGGCGAGGAGGCTAGTGAGAGCCCGTTTAGCTCTCCTAACGCTTCCGTCACTTAACGGATGCTGTTTCAACGCCGTAACGGCGATCTCAGCGAGACGCTGGCTTTGTCTGACCGAGTCAACGCCGTTGACTACAGCTGTACAGATATCAAGGGCCTTAACGATCCGGTCAAGCATCTCCGGTACGAGCGGTTTAGAGATCTGAGCCGGGTTGGTGGTTAGCACCGATTGAAACTCCGATTCGCAAGACATGAAAGCATCCAGGAGCTTCCGTATCCACTGGATCGAGAGAATCGGGTCGGATTCTTGTGACGGAGATAGTAACTCGGTGAAGCGCTGAGCAACGTGTTTCTGGAAAGCTTCGAGTTCTTTGAGCTCTTGGTCGTGGTTGACGTCCATGGAAACGATTTGATTGCGACGGCTGATTCGACTTAGGAACGACCCTTGATGCTCCGTCACCGGCGCCATTTAAGAAGAGATTTGTGAATCTTTCTGAGGAAGAAAGAGAGAATCTTTTTGGAGGAAGAGAAATGAAATTGGAGAAGGGTTTTGGGGATTTTTCTTTGACCAGAGAGCAAAAGTCCATTATATGGAAGACAAGTCTTTGTCTGGTAGTGGAACCAGAGACTTGTTCTtcgggaaaatcgcataaaaaacatTCAAGGTGGCAACTACTTACACTTTAAATCCTGAGAGTATTCCACAAGCACTTTAAACACTCAAGTTGGCAAATTTAGCATATTAAACCTTCAATCTGGTTTACTTGTACATTAAGTCAAAATTGTAACCGATACTATTCAAAACTGATGACGtgtcagttttttttataaatattttactaataaataaatagctaaatacagaaaatagaaaaattcataaaaaaaatcataaaaattcaaaataaaattcaaaaaaattgtaaaatagttacaaaaatcacaaaataattattttattttattaataaaataaataaaaaataaaatataataataataaaaaattgaaaaatcataaaaatccccaaaataaaaaaaaaatcataaatttttatgaatttttatgattttctattattattattatatttatttatttattttattaataaaataattattgttgtgattttttgtaaattttttatgattttttttgaatttttaatgaatttttatgaatttttatgaacttttatgattttttatgaattcttttatatttttctgtatttttatatttatttattattaaagtattttttttttaaaaaaaaaccgacACGTCATCAGTTTTGAACAGTACTGGTCACGATTTTGACTTGATGTACAAGTAAGCCAGATTGAAGGTTTAATATGCTAAATTTGCCAACTTGAGTGTTTAAAGTGCTTGTGAAATACTCTCAGGGTTTAAAGTGTAAGTGGGTGCCAccttgaaggttttttatgcgattttccccttgttcttctctcttctcgtttgctttttgttttgttttcttttcttttcggtgAATAATTGGTTTTCTTTCTGCTTCAAATCATTTCTAAAAAGAcactctattttagaatttgcaaaactctaaatttaaagattctagattttttttttccaaaaacaaaacttcaaactcaacttcaattttttttgtattttccaCTATGATccatatatttgttataattaatataactcCATAGAGCTTTTATAAATcttgtacatatataaaatttaaaaatagtaaagaaaaattaattaataaaatcttacattaagtatataaaattataagtagaaatacatgattaaatattaaaatacaagaaaatatcatattattCCATAAAATTATTTCCGTAATTTTCTATCTCGGttacacaaatatatttttggaaaaatattttaaaactttttgagGTTCCGGAACAATTTTATCAGACTATtagtgtttttttaatatttaaatttgtctaataattatgtttttatgtatcttatttaagagtttttattaagtttttttgtaataactttctttataattaaattcttaaaatattataaaagcatCTCCAAAAAGATACCTATTTTAAAGTTcccaaaacttcatatttgaaatttaaaggTAGTATTCTCCAAAATCAAAACTTCAAACTTAACTtcataagtatttttattttataataaattcttTATGTTTATCatacttaatttaaattcatacaactttaaaaataaatatcacttatgtaaaaatattatagaaatattaattaataaaatgttacattatataaaattttacatagaatacacaattaaatatcaaattacaAGTAAAATACCACATTATCCTAAAAACTATTTtctgtaaaattttatatatgattaataagtgcattagttaaatttttttgtaatatttttgttttgtaattctagttacaaaaattaaaagtctttattttaaaattttatttaactctatgtgtaaaatttaaattttaaagaaaaatttgaaatatttatgagttataaaatttttaaggattaaaaatatttaattgacaaaatatttaagaatcataaatgtaatatgtaattgtaaggactaaaatgtaaataaaaatatgagacttcaaatttgaagttttgagtaatGACaatctatatttgaagttatactacctaaaacttcaaatttaaagttttgaagttttttttttttgagagtaaaaaacttcatatttgaagttatagagtgtcttttggagatgctctcacttttttatttccttttcaatTTAACTTCTACACAAATGAGCATATTTGTGTTGTGTATTTGGTAAAACCAAGTTACAACTCTAGAATCAACCGCTTCATTgtctttttataaatgtttttttgggCTTATGATTAGGTTTAGATATTTGGATACATATTTCGTTCGAATATCCAATATCTtctaatttgatatttatttgaatattttggtattttagtTTGAATTTTATAGTTCAGGTTTATAGGATTGAATTTGTACATGGATTCAGGATATTCTAATAAAATGTCCAGTTCTACTTATAATACCTCTGGTCTACTTTAAAAATAggaaaagttatatataatgtatataaataaaatattttttgttcaacatATATAAACAAGAGATAGTCatacaaaaaaatttatgttaagtaattattttttcaaaacataattttatttttgatctatttattttcagataacTATATAGATAATTAAAGTTCCAAAAGGTATTTCCAATccaactttattttttcttccaaaatgaaggaaaaataaatacgaaataaaaaaattatcctgCCCTATTTTATTTATCACTCCATAATGGAATTTACTTTGtggaataatatattttttgtttgtttcttataCACTAAGATTCCAAGTCGATGTTTATGTATATCTTCCAAGAACACTAACCTCATATTTTTACTTGCTAACTCCCAGTCTGATTTCCGCGGTATTTATTCTTTTAGCTATTGTAATGATAAAAAGTGTTTTTTGGCACGGAATTAGTTTATTTATCATAAAAGTGTATTGATAAGGGAATCACACAATTTTGTCTGAAAAGTGAAATTTTGAGGGAAAACTTTccaacatattaaaaatattgttgaTGCAAAAGATAAGACAATAGTAATAAATAAACCAATTCactctaaataaaaatttatattggctaaaaaatagtatataacttattttatgtattattacttattttacatttttacataatatggtataacaaaacaataaatatatattaataacttaAAAACCATTAATTATTACgatttttagtaataaaaccTCTCAAATAAAGATGTATCATAAAAAAACCTTCAACTAAAGATTTGTCCAAAGAAACCttcaattttaattatgttaatatatatcatTTCCTGTTACGGTATTTTAGACGGAGGGTGACATACATTAACATAACTAAAATTAGGGGCTTCTTTTGTCGAATTTTTaatcgagaatttattttacgattCACCTTTATTTGAAGGCCTTTGTTACTAAATgcgattaaatatttttaaatctttattatcaCTTATGCATTATTTAAAACTCCTACCATCGATTTATAAGCCTTTAGagtaatttaaaattcttatacATTACTTCACTAATTTTATAAccaatttataaatctttataaatattttaatgctttTATAAATGTTAGTAAAGTTTGAAGAATATTTTATAAGCAATAAAgcttattattttcaaaatttacgGTGAATTTTATATGCATCagccttcttctcttctttacaCAATTTTCGGACT includes:
- the LOC108824331 gene encoding protein ROH1, with amino-acid sequence MAPVTEHQGSFLSRISRRNQIVSMDVNHDQELKELEAFQKHVAQRFTELLSPSQESDPILSIQWIRKLLDAFMSCESEFQSVLTTNPAQISKPLVPEMLDRIVKALDICTAVVNGVDSVRQSQRLAEIAVTALKQHPLSDGSVRRAKRALTSLLAAADKSGGGGSGRRAATTKEQSSSLGHRSGGCVSKNRSASKQIQAMTANLVLPRGGEASPMFIMSSVMVTVMWTLVAAVPCQASNGLTVHLPLPRHQVWASAAASIQERIGEELKRKEKCCGGGGGGGLMEEMQRMERVGLKLMEFTDGFRFDGEEEVKAEVEEMEEICRKMKDGLEGLQRQVREVFHRLVKSRSEILEAIDHCNI